A genomic region of Camelus ferus isolate YT-003-E chromosome 35, BCGSAC_Cfer_1.0, whole genome shotgun sequence contains the following coding sequences:
- the LOC116661435 gene encoding atherin-like, with protein MKKEAHRAGVPAVPRAAPTSHGTPAERPVVLTTATAQQKRRSEARSLAQKYSLDTGNGSRKSHESTALDRTLTPQNCGLPAAAQGDVSLWGHSSRSWASPPCPRRAPSQPPGPATARKRRPLPTLNPADPTRGRQGEGQSALRGGGHLRGARLPGPGQRRSPAPPGPPRRRRPIRPTGGPELPPRGAPGPPRSQTRPRAPRGLQAGQSRPEPPPTPRGGPHPRSGVARTPSLEAAPPRPQPSEPPEPLTHRRRPSCQRLLRGAAS; from the exons ATGAAGAAGGAAGCACACCGGGCGGGAGTCCCGGCCGTGCCACGGGCCGCGCCCACGAG CCACGGAACCCCCGCCGAGCGGCCGGTGGTCCTCACCACCGCCACCGCCCAGCAGAAGCGGCGGTCAGAGGCACGGAGTCTGGCGCAGAAGTACTCTTTGGATACCGGGAACGGCAGCAGAAAGAGCCACGAGTCTACTGCACTTGACAGAACTCTGACACCACAGAACTGCGGTCTTCCGGCCGCCGCTCAGGGGGACGTTTCCCTCTGGGGCCACTCCTCCCGCTCCTGGGCATCACCGCCCTGCCCGCGTCGTGCGCCAAGCCAGCCGCCCGGGCCTGCCACCGCCCGAAAGCGCCGCCCCCTGCCAACACTCAACCCCGCCGACCCCACCCGGGGCCGCCAGGGCGAGGGGCAGTCGGCGctccgggggggggggcacctgcGCGGGGCGCGGCTTCCGGGTCCCGGCCAGCGCCGCTCACCGGCACCTCCCGGCCCCCCGCGGCGCCGCCGGCCCATACGCCCCACAGGAGGGCCCGAGCTCCCGCCCCGCGGTGCCCCGGGGCCTCCGAGAAGCCAGACGAGGCCGAGGGCTCCCAGGGGCCTGCAGGCCGGACAGTCCCGCCCCgaacccccacccaccccccggGGCGGCCCTCACCCTCGGAGCGGGGTCGCCCGCACGCCCTCACTCGAGGCTGCGCCCCCACGACCGCAGCCCTCAGAACCCCCAGAACCGCTGACTCACCGGCGGCGGCCGTCCTGTCAGCGGCTCCTCCGCGGTGCGGCCTCCTGA